From a region of the Pongo abelii isolate AG06213 chromosome 9, NHGRI_mPonAbe1-v2.0_pri, whole genome shotgun sequence genome:
- the APOA5 gene encoding apolipoprotein A-V — translation MAAVLTWALALLSAFSATQARKGFWDYFSQTSGDKGRVEQVHQQKMAREPATLKDSLEQDLNNMNKFLEKLRPLSGSEAPRLPQDPVGMRQQLQEELEEVKARLQPYMAEAHELVGWNLEGLRQQLKPYTMDLMEQVALRVQELQEQLRVVGEDTKAQLLGGVDEARALLHGLQSRVVHHTGRFKELFHPYAESLVSGIGRHVQELHRSVAPHAPASPARLSRCVQVLSRKLTLKAKALHARIQQNLDQLREELSSAFAGTGTEDGAGPDPQMLSEEVRQRLQAFRQDTYLQIAAFTRAIDQETEEVQQQLAPPPPGHSAFAPEFQQTDSGKVLSKLQARLDDLWEDITHSLHDQGHSHLGEP, via the exons ATGGCTGCCGTGCTCACCTGGGCTCTGGCTCTTCTTTCAG CGTTTTCGGCCACCCAGGCACGGAAAGGCTTCTGGGACTACTTCAGCCAGACCAGCGGGGACAAAGGCAGGGTGGAGCAGGTCCATCAGCAGAAGATGGCTCGCGAGCCCGC GACCCTGAAAGACAGCCTTGAGCAAGACCTCAACAATATGAACAAGTTCCTGGAAAAGCTGAGGCCTCTGAGTGGGAGCGAGGCTCCTCGGCTCCCACAGGACCCGGTGGGCATGCGGCAGCAGCTGCAGGAGGAGTTGGAGGAGGTGAAGGCTCGCCTCCAGCCCTACATGGCAGAGGCGCACGAGCTGGTGGGCTGGAATTTGGAGGGCTTGCGGCAGCAACTGAAGCCCTACACGATGGATCTGATGGAGCAGGTGGCCCTGCGCGTGCAGGAGCTGCAGGAGCAGTTGCGCGTGGTGGGAGAAGACACCAAGGCCCAGCTGCTGGGGGGCGTGGACGAGGCGCGGGCTTTGCTGCACGGACTGCAGAGCCGCGTGGTGCACCACACCGGCCGCTTCAAAGAGCTCTTCCACCCCTACGCCGAGAGCCTGGTGAGCGGCATCGGGCGTCACGTGCAGGAGCTGCACCGCAGTGTGGCTCCGCACGCCCCCGCCAGCCCCGCGCGCCTCAGTCGCTGCGTGCAGGTGCTTTCCCGGAAGCTCACGCTCAAGGCCAAGGCCCTGCACGCACGCATCCAGCAGAACCTGGACCAGCTGCGCGAAGAGCTCAGCAGCGCCTTTGCAGGCACTGGGACTGAGGATGGGGCCGGCCCGGACCCCCAGATGCTCTCCGAGGAGGTGCGCCAGCGACTTCAGGCTTTCCGCCAGGACACCTACCTGCAGATAGCTGCCTTCACTCGCGCCATCGACCAGGAGACTGAGGAGGTCCAGCAGCAGCTGGCGCCTCCTCCACCAGGCCACAGTGCCTTCGCCCCAGAGTTTCAACAAACGGACAGTGGCAAGGTTCTGAGCAAGCTGCAGGCCCGTCTGGATGACCTGTGGGAAGACATCACTCACAGCCTTCATGACCAGGGCCACAGCCACCTGGGGGAGCCCTGA
- the ZPR1 gene encoding zinc finger protein ZPR1, with protein MAASGAVEPGPPGAAVAPSPAPTPPPAPDHLFRPISAEDEEQQPTEIESLCMNCYCNGMTRLLLTKIPFFREIIVSSFSCEHCGWNNTEIQSAGRIQDQGVRYTLSVRALEDMNREVVKTDSAATRIPELDFEIPAFSQKGALTTVEGLITRAISGLEQDQPARRANKDATAERIDEFIVKLKELKQVASPFTLIIDDPSGNSFVENPHAPQKDDALVITHYNRTRQQEEMLGLQEEAPAEKPEEEDLRNEVLQFNTNCPECNAPAQTNMKLVQIPHFKEVIIMATNCENCGHRTNEVKSGGALEPLGTRITLHITDASDMTRDLLKSETCSVEIPELEFELGMAVLGGKFTTLEGLLKDIRELVTKNPFTLGDSSNPGQTERLQEFSQKMDQIIEGNMKAHFIMDDPAGNSYLQNVYAPEDDPEMKVERYKRTFDQNEELGLNDMKTEGYEAGLAPQR; from the exons ATGGCGGCCAGCGGGGCTGTGGAACCAGGGCCCCCGGGGGCTGCCGTCGCCCCCTCGCCCGCCCCGACCCCGCCGCCTGCCCCTGATCACCTGTTCCGGCCCATCAGCGCCGAGGACGAGGAGCAGCAGCCCACCGAGATCGAGTCGCTATGCATGAACTGTTACTGCAAT GGCATGACGCGCCTCCTGCTCACCAAGATTCCCTTCTTCAGAGAAATAATAGTGAGCTCCTTTTCCTGCGAGCACTGTGGCTGGAACAACACGGAGATCCAGTCGGCAGGCAGGATCCAGGACCAGGGAGTGCGCTACACTTTGTCCGTCAGGGCCCTGGAG GACATGAACAGAGAAGTGGTGAAGACTGACTCTGCTGCCACAAGGATTCCTGAGCTAGATTTTGAAATTCCTGCCTTTAGCCAGAAAGGAG CTCTGACCACTGTTGAAGGATTGATCACCCGTGCTATCTCTGGCCTGGAGCAGGACCAGCCTGCACGAAGG GCAAACAAAGATGCTACAGCTGAAAGAATTGATGAGTTCATTGTCAAACTGAAGGAGCTAAAGCAAGTAGCCTCCCCTTTCACTCTG ATCATTGATGATCCCTCAGGGAACAGCTTTGTGGAAAACCCACATGCTCCTCAGAAAGATGATGCCCTGGTGATCACACACTACAACCGGACCCGACAGCAGGAAGAGATGCTGGGGCTCCAA GAAGAAGCACCAGCAGAGAAGCCAGAAGAGGAAGATCTCAGAAATGAA GTGCTCCAGTTCAACACAAACTGCCCAGAATGCAATGCCCCCGCTCAGACCAACATGAAGCTAGTAC AAATCCCTCACTTTAAGGAGGTTATCATCATGGCTACCAACTGCGAGAACTGTGGGCATCGGACCAATGAG GTGAAATCTGGAGGAGCATTAGAACCCTTGGGCACCAGGATCACCCTCCACATCACAGATGCCTCAGATATGACCAGAGACCTCCTCAAG TCTGAGACTTGCAGTGTGGAAATCCCAGAGCTAGAATTTGAACTGGGAATGGCCGTCCTCGGGGGCAAGTTCACCACACTGGAAGGGCTGCTGAAAGATATCCGGGAACTG GTGACCAAAAATCCTTTCACACTGGGCGACAGTTCCAATCCTGGCCAGACGGAGAGACTACAGGAGTTTAGCCAGAAGATGGACCAG ATCATCGAAGGTAACATGAAGGCCCACTTTATTATGGATGATCCAGCAGGAAACAGTTACTTGCAG AATGTGTATGCACCTGAAGATGATCCTGAGATGAAGGTGGAGCGTTACAAGCGCACCTTTGACCAAAATGAGGAGCTAGGGCTCAATGACATGAAGACAGAGGGCTATGAGGCAGGCCTGGCTCCACAACGGTAG